The region ATTTTGTTGCAGCTCACAAATCAAAATTGTTTCCTTAAACAGTAGCAAAGGGTGGAAGCTTTTAAGTGTTTTTTTATGAGAGGATCACACAAGAAGAAACAGGCAAATGCAAAGGAGCTGATGATCAAAAGGAATGAGTATAAGTAACcaaagatgaagaaatagaggATTGATGTACAAGCCGAAGAAAAGCATGTTTATTTAGCCCGTTTTTGCCCAGGATTCATTGTCCTCAGTTTACTTGTGTTGCATGGCCATTGTAAGAGGATATGCCTGTGGAGACTGTTGGGGAAACAGATTTGTATAAATTAACTGTATTCCATGTTTTTTGTATGAACAAGTTAAGTATCGTTAAGGGCTTGTTATTTCCTATTTCTGATAGTTTAAATTTTGTATCTCATTTAGACTCCAACTATTATGCCTCTGATTCAACTTTCTTATTGACATTGACATTCTGATTATTAACTGGTACAGGTTCAGGTAACATTCCAGTTGCATCACTGAGTTTTCATTTGGGATGGGTTTAAAGGTTCATATTTGTTTCCAATTTCTTACATGATACATTGTGTTTCTGATGTGCTTGGCACTGCTTTGTTTTTAGAATAAACAGTTATTTTTTCTGCTTTATTATCAAACCATCTGTTTCCTTGgtggtttctttcattctttgaaatcatttttgttgaaatgtatagttgtcagtggaaaaaaaacatgtttagcCACCATAAAAAAAGAGAATGCATGTGGCAGTGTGTTTGGAACATGATTTTTTATATATGTCAACTATTCATCAATTACACTAACTTTCTGAAGTATGTCAGTGTGTTGGGGAAAATGAACATTTACATAATTACAGCAGTGTGCCAGTTTAATGGGGAAAATGAACATTTATATAATTACAGAAGTGTGGAGAAAATGATTATTTATATAATCACATAAACTATTTGTTAGTTACACATTCTGAAGTATCCCAGTGGCCAGTGTGTTGGGGAAAAAGACCATTTATATAATTACATcaactgtttgtttgttacatTAACTTTGTGGGGAAAATGAACATTTATATAATTACAGCAGTGTGCCAGTGTGTTcgggaaaatgaatatataattaCAGCAGTGTGCTAGGCTGTTagagaaaatgaatatgtatGTGATTACATAAATTATTTGTTAGTTACAGTCTGAAATATGCAAGTGTGTTGGGGGAATATGAATATTTACATAATTACATCAACAGTTTGTTAGTTACACTAACTTTCTGAAGTATGTCAGTGTGTTGGGGAAATGAACAGTTATACAAATACAGCAGTGTGCCCGTGTGTTGGGGGAAATGAACATTTATATAATGACAGCAGTGTGATGGGGAAAATGAACATTTATTTTACAGCAGTGTGCCAGTGTAATGAGGAAAATGAACATTTACATGATTACATATTTGTGTTGGGGACAATGAACATTATTCATATAATTACATCTATTCATTTTTTACTCTTTCTgaagtgtgccagtgtgtttggAAAAAGGAACATTACATAAAAGTAACATTACATTACAGTCTCCTGTTTGCGCTGTGTTTCTGAAGCTGACGGTGTGTcatgattttcttctctctttttttttataattttttttttatattatcagtAGACAGATTGAATACAAGAGTGTTTTGGAAGATGAGCCATGTaaaaaactgataataataataataaacaaaaaagaaaaaaaacatgatacAAGTGCGTTTGACACTTTCTCTATGCCAGTGAATCTCTGGGATTTTATAAGGCAAAGTACAACTTCTTACCTGTCCATCAATTGCTGAATAAAAATAACCTTGTGAGAATCTATACCCCACGGGCATTACAATTTGAGAGATAGATTGCAAAAGATTctagaagatgatgataattttttttttttaaatcataagaACTACTTCAAGAACAAGGCGAAATCAAATCAATTTCAGGACCCAAATTATGAAAGTATGTAACATATGACTGGGAAATAAACGTAACTGTGGAGCTAGGTttttatcaaatttgaaaatgaattagAGTCCATTACAATTTAAAATCATATGGCTCTGGTTTACTAATGACCTGCATAATATGGCAGAACTGAATGTCACTGATAATAAAATATATCAAACTGgggtataaatattccacatattctgTCATTCATAAAATCCTGGAAAATGTTGAAATCTGTCATTGTCTGGAATGGATAAACATATTGTTTAAAGATGCCTATGAATTGATGTTACAGAAATATGGTCCAATAGCATTAATAGTTGGAGAATGTATAAACACCCTTCTTGGAAAGATGTGTATCGTAGTTATTCAGAATATTAAAACAAAGTTGATATACATGACGTGCAAGATATTTtcatggaacctttgtttttttatgaacaaATTCAAGATTGATGGcaaagtcttgtattttgaagacttggtaagaaaaaaatgtttacaatgaaaaaaatcTTGTGAAAGAAATTGGAAGGTTTTTGAACACATATAAATTCTAAGATAAAATTGGTATGAGTTTTCTAGTACAGGAATAACTCAAGTGTTtcaagaaaaagaacacaaaactgGAAAAGAACAATCAGAATGGAACCAGTTATAATAAATCATGTACTGGTAAGGCTAAAATGGTTCCAGGGGAAAAATAATTATGTTATTgtgatatataataatataatctACTTTAATGAACTTGGTGTTACTCCCAAATAAAAGACACACTTTTACTTCATCTGTGGGAGTGTAATCCTGCACAACATTGTATGGCATGAGTTTGTAAGATAATTAACAGAAAAAGTATTTAAATCATCATAGACTTGCACACAGCCATGCACTGGTACTTAttggacaagaaaacaaaacaaaaactggtgGATGTTTCTCATATATATTTTACTGACAGTCAAATTctttgtatacaaatgtagaatcaagaAATTAAAAAGTAAAGTGAACATTACAAATGTCCCAAAAAGATCTCAAACAGGAATATGAAGCTGAAAACTATGTGATAATATTATAACAAATTTGTGCCAAAACCAGCACCATACCCATGCCTTGTACAAGACCTATCACAAACCTAGTCAATATAACCATAAAATAAACATATTCATGAATATGTACTGTTATGCCTAAATTATATACTGATGCAGAATCTTTAACATTCAAAACATCCTTATATATTCACTTACTAATGCAAAAGGTATATTAAATACGTATCTCTAAACCTTTGaatacaaatgcagaagaaaaaaaagctgcaccTAAACATGTCAACACAGTATAACCAAAGATGTTCACAATTGACACACAAAATATTTTGCTGTATGTATTGTTTAACCACTGATTTTGTTGTTTAGAGAGAGTGTGCATGATTAACTGTTTTCCTTTTGACAATGTAACCAGTGATTTTCATGGACATTTTATCCATTCTAGTGAACTCGTTAATCTAAACGAGTTTCTGATCGAGACTTGCATGTACGTATACGTTTATCACTACCGTTTTACAATGTGatgtcttgtttaaaaaaaaaaaaaaagattaaagagattgttttttttaaatatgtgccCATGTTGTTATGGGAAGCATATTCAACTATTATTGCAAATAAAATCTGCTAAGTCACTGGATGTGAGCAGAATTTGGGAAGAAATCTAAACTTTCAAaagctttctttctgtttgtgacTCTGAAACCAGTCACATCCGAACTTACGGTGCTGTTGTCATTCATCCATTGTTTGGGGAACACTAAAAGAAACAGGACTCATCCTTGGACATATAAGCTTTGTCTTTTTCTACTGTCTATTCATGTGTTACATTACCTACTTTACGTTTTCACACAACAAAAAGTGAAAGCTACAAGCTTTTCTTTTTGATATGCATAACTGTCTGAGGAGACAAtgctacatgcatgcacacacacatacacacaaccacaacttGTCACAGAAGGTCACCAGCCTCTCCAGTCACTCCAATCCACCCCAGTTGAAGCAGTTTTTGTCCTAAAcctgaaaaacaccaacaaaatccCCTTGAAGACTGAAAGAACTTTCTCTGTCATTCGACATCACACTCGATGCAATTAGACCTCACAGCAATCAGTTGGTACTAGCCAACTACCTTCTCCCCTGGTGCTCGGAAGACACCACTAAGGGCTTGTTAAATTTTTCAAATGAAAAAGTGACTCAACTTAGCCCAAGAGCTGTTCAAATGAACAGCATTATTTTTTCTATTGTATACAAacgaaaactgttgttgtttttaaaaaattcattttAATCAAAAGTCTATCaactaaacactcacacacacacacatacacacaaagcacataaatacataaaagaaaaaaaatctgatactgcagtattattatcatcaaagcCGCAAATAAAAATTGAACCACAAATGTTATGAAGAAATCAGACAAGCAATCTCACGAGTTCCACATCATGACTGATATCAAACTGTTCTGTCCTGGTTGCAGATGCAGGATTTTCAGGAAACAGAGGCTTCATGATGAATTAATGTTCGTATTTTTTCCTTGACCATATCTTTTGCCTGGCTATGTGTATTACACACTGTGAATAAGATACAGACTGGGACAGGTTCAGATACTTATAACCATTTTCACCCCACCACTAGgccagccatacttcatttttaggggtgtgcatgctcagATTGTTCAcatttccataacctaccgaacactgacatggattattagATCTTTATGTCTGCATTTTATCATTtgcatgagtgcacacacacagggaatttgaaggcactagcaggtctgcacacatactGACCTGGAGGAacagaaaaacctccacccttaatCCCTTAGATACAGATACCGGTATAGAACCCAGGACTCTCACACtgaaaagtccaatgctttaaccattcagctattgcgcacatctaacaacaacaaaaaaaagatcttGTAACTGACATACCCTATGTTGATCAGTCGTAGACGTCCTTCACAGCCAGCTCTGGGACGTCGTAGCCCATCTCCTCAGGGGTGAGGATGCCCAGGTCGTCCAGGGTGGGCTTGATCTCCTGCAGGATGTAGGGCCACACCTCCTTCACCCGACCCCCACACTTGTCCTGCACACCGTCAAGCACACTTCAATTCAGTCTGGCTTTGTTAGAGCCCAGATGACCACCCTGGGTATCTGTATTCATGGTCATGTAGTAAGACAAATTAACTAtacagcagacaaaaaaaaaaaagaaaaagttatttATGTTGTTGCTACTTTGTTGTGATTGTAAGTTGCCTGATTATCCAAAGACTGTGCAGAAAGCAGTAAATACTGTCCCATAAACATGTTTCTgtttacagagacccaggctttaacaCACAAGCGAAAGACccgaaggaatctggtgaacagttctgtgctgcaccccaatgactcttcaccgTGTTGAGGGAGATGAAGAAGCGCACATTTAAGAGCAATGTGTTTAATTCTTTCAGCTCTACACCCAAGCACTGCCCTGGCATCAACATTTATTTAACTGGAATGATGTTCATGcccctacatatgcataaaccacaagCAAAGGGAACAAACTTTCATTATTTCCATCTGTCCCCACATgtcaatttggaagaaaaaccagtcaataggagtttgtattatacgccatgtttggtgatacatacacttaccatgttaaactgatgcaaactaagcCTATCactttgctctgcttggccaaatttcacgtggCTAACAGtgtgcccggtccgctcttagccaatcaaatgcatctaaaagctacaagcgctgattCATTCCTTCGGCCAAGGCTCTCGACGCCAACTTGTCAGGTTTacactctgtctcgtcttacgcttttttttggctattaagcatgttcatttggccttattttgctgaaTGCAGCTTGATTTTATTGCATTCTTACTTTTTGTGTACTCAATTCGACTCTGCACCCTCGAATCGTActtttttctctacctctcagtCGATCCtgcctttcctttctctgttgggtaTGCGATTTtcactgggtgcctaagcgcagttaccatgcctcgtatgtcACCCCACAACAGCAGGAATCATAATGCTGGGATCAAGACTTGGCAAGAGACTCTACTAGACTCGGAggtcatgatttctcccgatagggaccacggcgatgcgtctttagacgcaGATCGCAGAGACAACACTCCTACCATTACAACGGTCATAAAGAGGACCGGGGGGATAGGGGTATGAGCatcacctcccgaagtgtcccagcaGGAGGATGGaaaaagggggagtggcaagtcctctcttggcagTGGAGACTCGCGGCTAGGCACGAACTCCCAAGTGCCCCACGAGAGATGGCCCTCAGGGGCtccattgctgttccccctcctccctccactgccgacctccctcccccacctccatctgtgggggagaaaataaaatttcaatatattttattctttgtttttaaGCATCAGTATGACGGGAACCTGCaaaggctgtaaactccccagggttgagtGGGTTAACTGAAGCCAAGAATTACATCACAATTTTAATGCCATGATCATAATAAAACTTCCTAAAAAGTGCTTGATAAATTAAACTGCATCCAGACTGCCAGCAAGTTCATCAAGGAGTTAAGACAGATCAACCCTCTTACCTGAATGGCTTCCAGGTAGCGGACAGCCAGGGCATAGTCATTGACGCGCCGACAGGCCTGCATAGCAGCAATGATGATTCTGGGCTCCGGCACCAAGTCCTCACCCTGGAGATGCCAAACAGGAATCACTTAAAGTATAAAAGCATTCATATTAGTTATTacatgaaaaataataaaatgtcaGCTCAGTTTTACTTAAAAAGAAATCGGGCCTTAAGGGCATGGAattttaaaataaagaaaagtatTTTCAAATTAATTTGAAAAAACTTTCCACATGTGTATCACTTTTGAGCAGAACAAACTTCACAACATTATTTCAAAAGGGCCTACTAATTTAgcaaagaacaagaataaaagtAGTCTAAAGCAAAATATATATTAATGCTCTGCCAGGAGATCAAAAGTTCGAACTGTCAATATGGCAGGTTTCAAGGTATATGGGTCAGAGATAACTTGATTTAAGTGGCATCAACTTCGCAAGTTTCTGTCAGTTTTGTGTATTTATAAAATGAACTTGTAAAATTaataaaaatgtgaaaaaaaaatgaaaaaaaaaagagagaaaagaaaccggAACACTTTATACTTTATTatatttcttctttgttcttagTGTCGAGTTTTATTGGCATCAAACATGATGATGCGTGTCTGGTcgtgagaaaaaagacagacgccatttctctatcacacacaaacCGAAAACTGAAGTAAAATTTCTTGTATTTATGCAATACATGATAATTTCTATACACATAttttgtttaagaaaaaaaaagttttggaaaGAATAACATTATCTTAGGTATTTTTCAAACACTGGCAACAAACCTTTCAAGAAGTTTTCAACCAAAGAAAGAATGACATATTTACCCACCCAATCGGTCTCTGAAAGTCAGTCAAAACTGGGTCACAAAGTGTGCAGTTTTCAACATATTCTATGCACAGTTATCATAGCAATAGCCCCGTACAATTCAGGTTGTATTCTTCCATTTCCATTTAGAGAAGCGCAGACAGATTTTCGCTCCTATTCCTGCTTGATCATATTTGAAAAAATAAGTTGTCCGTCTGCACATTtccacaaccatcaccccactTTCCTTGTTTCATTCAaggttaaaactaaaagcaatgACCTGGATTAGAATATGGTAAGTactctgtatatatgtattcatccCTTCTCCAAAATGGGACAGAAGAAAAAGTAAGATTgtgaatctttctttttttcactttttttttttcctgactacAAATGGTTTACTATGACCTTGACAACTCATGATCATGACATCCATGCCATCTTTGTCCCAGAAATGTGACTTTGGGGGGCTTTTTAAAGGGCTTCATGCTGCCAAATATATTCAAGATTGTACGATTAGTATTACACTAGATCAAAACAATTTTTATATCAATATATGGCTTCACTGAGTTTCACATTCCTGAAAATTCCAACAATGTATTTTGCTGCAGTTATGATAGGAGTAGAGTGTAGACCACCAAAATAAGGTCACGAGAAGCAGAAAGGGCCATGATGTCCATCAATCTTTCAATAATGAAATGTTTACTATCCCATACAAATTTACAATACTTTGATCTTATCACTCAGTAACATATCCAAGATCAGAAAACAAATTAAAGGAAAGTGCTTGCAGCATTTCAGTTTGTGTAATATGGCAGCCTGAATCCTATAGGGAAGTGAAGAAATGGATATTGTAAAACCTATTTACCATATATATAGGTTTTTATCAGCTGATTTAAACTACAGATATAAAATGAAAAATCTTCAGGAAACTGTTTGAATCCAACATATATCCATGTTGTAAGCAATGGGCAAAAACACAATCCGGCAATAAAAGACAAAGACGACACAATTGCACAGTATACTGGAtgagaaaaaacacaaaagactGGATATATTGAAGCATTACAAACCTGGAGATCATTCATGGCCTTTCGGATTTCCCAGCCATCAATGTCCTGGCGATTGAAGAAGTTTTCATACTTTTCATCAAATGCCTCAGCTGACTCTTGCTTCACATGCTTGCATCGGAAACTTGTGATGGCCGCTGtcaataaaaatgtaaaaaatatagCATGAGATAATAAGCAAATGATCTTTCTTTTTCCATGATGAGTAAACTATTAAAATGAAAGATTGCAAAATGCAATATGTGTCTGAGATACTCTGCCTTTTGTTCTTTctcacatccctccccccttccaataAACTCAGCTCTGTTATGTAAGCCATGACTGGGTCAAAACCAGAATCGTATGTTTgttaaaagagaaagaaggaaaaagtttGTTAATGTCTTTCCTTGGTGCAAGACACATGGTCTGTAACAGTGTAAGAATGACCTTGAAATTGTCGAGCAAAGAGTTGTCCatgaatactaaaaaaaaaaaccaacctttttCGCCATTTACTATttatggtttaactcactcaggacggcaagttttctcccttgcttttccccacagatggcccatttgtaagggtttcaaaaaataattacaaaaaatacaaaatacagagtaagaaaatcaAACTTTCAGAA is a window of Babylonia areolata isolate BAREFJ2019XMU chromosome 5, ASM4173473v1, whole genome shotgun sequence DNA encoding:
- the LOC143282002 gene encoding cytochrome c oxidase subunit 5A, mitochondrial-like, producing MFRIVQRASCALHCVAKQAVQKPIAPAITSFRCKHVKQESAEAFDEKYENFFNRQDIDGWEIRKAMNDLQGEDLVPEPRIIIAAMQACRRVNDYALAVRYLEAIQDKCGGRVKEVWPYILQEIKPTLDDLGILTPEEMGYDVPELAVKDVYD